Proteins co-encoded in one Myotis daubentonii chromosome 8, mMyoDau2.1, whole genome shotgun sequence genomic window:
- the CIMIP1 gene encoding ciliary microtubule inner protein 1, with translation MAQKPMSIAEAERMNLVAQDQIWRYRLKAETEAQQNWAQNWGFLTTPLEELIECEDGPPAPKPRIELPQRFHIRPVTPVEKYIKVLPSPPVPKTTQGFIGWRSGVPGLNKCLEYGSEIRSCKGAYARELGWPKQGIH, from the exons ATGGCGCAGAAACCAATGAGCATCGCAGAGGCCGAGCGCATGAACCTCGTGGCCCAGGACCAGATCTG GAGATACCGCCTGAAGGCTGAGACTGAAGCACAGCAGAACTGGGCCCAGAACTGGGGATTTTTAACAACCCCTCTCGAGGag TTGATCGAATGTGAAGATGGACCCCCCGCCCCAAAGCCCAGGATCGAGCTTCCCCAGAGGTTCCACATCCGGCCGGTGACCCCCGTGGAGAAATATATCAAG GTCCTCCCCTCGCCCCCGGTTCCGAAGACCACGCAGGGCTTCATCGGCTGGCGGTCAGGGGTGCCGGGCCTGAACAAGTGCCTGGAGTACGGATCGGAGATCAGGAGCTGCAAGGGCGCCTATGCCAGGGAGCTTGGCTGGCCGAAGCAGGGCATCCACTGA